The following proteins are co-located in the Desulfoscipio sp. XC116 genome:
- a CDS encoding class I SAM-dependent methyltransferase codes for MFEKLALNEGDTLLDLGCGAGDYSLYAAKIVGESGNVYALDLWQDMLDKVCEEAATQGIHNIHPVVSDIRKRINIPDKSIDACLIATVLHTLDFSLAQTKLFAELKRTIKFLGKLAIIECKKENTFHGPPLHMRISPEELEKGLGEYGFKKIDYADWGTNYMALFVLNNP; via the coding sequence GTGTTTGAAAAGCTTGCTTTAAATGAAGGCGATACACTTTTGGATTTAGGCTGCGGAGCCGGAGACTATTCACTTTATGCCGCTAAAATAGTAGGCGAATCCGGGAACGTATACGCATTGGATCTCTGGCAGGATATGCTGGATAAAGTGTGCGAAGAAGCCGCCACGCAGGGAATTCATAATATACATCCGGTGGTGTCAGATATTCGTAAACGAATCAATATCCCGGATAAAAGTATAGACGCTTGTCTGATTGCAACGGTTCTTCATACGCTGGACTTTTCTCTGGCACAAACGAAATTATTTGCTGAACTTAAGAGAACCATCAAGTTCCTTGGGAAGCTGGCAATTATTGAGTGCAAAAAAGAAAACACCTTTCATGGGCCTCCTTTGCATATGCGTATATCACCTGAAGAGCTTGAAAAGGGTCTTGGGGAGTACGGCTTTAAAAAAATTGATTATGCGGATTGGGGGACAAATTATATGGCGTTGTTTGTTTTAAACAATCCTTGA
- a CDS encoding metal-dependent transcriptional regulator, protein MGKLTISKEHYLKAVYELFPEGGGVRISDIAAKLNVTKASSCIAMKNLEQKRMIYRDAGRLVFLTKEGEYQAVLVLDKVAIIRKFLTDVLGIRHEIADADACAIVHVVSVETLCSLCRFTNRKCPGSCHMKTDTSPNRLINSYLL, encoded by the coding sequence ATGGGGAAGCTTACTATTTCCAAAGAGCATTATTTAAAAGCAGTTTACGAGCTGTTCCCCGAAGGAGGGGGAGTGCGTATTTCGGATATTGCGGCTAAACTCAATGTCACAAAAGCAAGCTCCTGTATAGCAATGAAGAACCTGGAACAGAAAAGGATGATATATCGGGACGCCGGCAGGCTGGTTTTCCTCACCAAAGAAGGCGAATATCAAGCAGTTTTGGTTTTAGACAAAGTTGCAATCATACGGAAGTTTTTGACTGATGTGCTGGGCATAAGGCACGAAATCGCGGATGCCGATGCCTGCGCAATAGTGCATGTCGTCAGCGTTGAAACGCTCTGCTCTTTGTGCCGCTTTACCAACCGGAAATGTCCAGGAAGTTGCCATATGAAAACAGATACCTCCCCTAATAGGCTTATAAACTCTTATCTTCTGTAA
- a CDS encoding sigma-70 family RNA polymerase sigma factor, producing MKPHSHKEHKRHTFDSFCKKILKHEARDYYDELKRRREHEISLDELSEKDWEQLAVMDEYFKDTYSFCVLGYDITVSDERIGEALKALPTNKRDIILLSYFLEMTDREIGELLNLVRRTVAYRRTSTLQELKKFMEGKADE from the coding sequence ATGAAGCCTCATTCCCACAAAGAACACAAACGGCACACCTTTGACAGCTTCTGCAAAAAGATACTCAAGCATGAAGCCCGCGACTATTACGACGAGTTAAAAAGACGCCGAGAACATGAAATATCTTTGGACGAGCTGTCCGAAAAGGATTGGGAGCAATTAGCCGTTATGGACGAATATTTCAAGGATACATACAGCTTTTGCGTGTTGGGCTACGACATTACCGTGTCGGATGAACGCATAGGCGAAGCTCTGAAAGCCTTGCCGACAAACAAGCGCGACATTATCCTGCTGTCTTATTTCCTTGAGATGACGGACAGGGAAATCGGGGAACTCTTGAACCTTGTCCGTCGCACCGTTGCCTATCGTCGGACAAGCACTTTGCAGGAACTAAAAAAATTCATGGAGGGAAAAGCGGATGAATAG
- a CDS encoding helix-turn-helix domain-containing protein — protein MNSIRTGNTGLLPFPVIAAASNGDINAINTVLKHYEGYIAALSTRQLYDESGNPHLCVDPELRRRLETKLITKILTFRVA, from the coding sequence ATGAATAGTATACGGACCGGTAATACCGGCTTGCTTCCTTTCCCCGTCATTGCGGCGGCAAGCAACGGCGACATCAACGCAATCAACACCGTCCTAAAGCACTATGAGGGATATATTGCCGCATTGTCTACAAGGCAGCTTTACGACGAAAGCGGCAATCCCCATCTGTGCGTAGACCCTGAATTGCGACGCAGACTGGAGACCAAGCTGATAACCAAAATCCTGACTTTCAGGGTAGCTTAA
- a CDS encoding helix-turn-helix domain-containing protein, with translation MKSNEAYKLIFREYPDVVSVEQMCEMLGGISTKTGYRLLKQNQIKHFKIGRTYKIPKLHIFEYLAVAQESDA, from the coding sequence CTGAAAAGCAATGAAGCATATAAGCTGATTTTTCGGGAATACCCGGACGTGGTCAGTGTAGAGCAGATGTGTGAAATGCTGGGCGGTATCAGCACAAAAACCGGATACCGCCTTTTAAAGCAAAACCAGATCAAGCACTTTAAAATAGGCCGAACGTACAAAATCCCCAAGCTTCATATTTTCGAATACCTGGCGGTCGCGCAGGAATCCGATGCGTAA